In Pieris napi chromosome 2, ilPieNapi1.2, whole genome shotgun sequence, the following proteins share a genomic window:
- the LOC125060920 gene encoding uncharacterized protein LOC125060920 codes for MAATKYSHPFLYGLKPFPEGHDDVIQEVREWMKSQPHLPYISDEFIVLFLHSNYYKVKESETTIEAYFTLRYNTPELFTQRDPLLPKNKVILEVTQMVALPKVTPEGHHILLYRLADTDYSKLCFADAVRVFCMFNDIKLSVDGLSEGYIVIFDMKGCSIGHLTRVTLPALRAFMQYIQVAHPARLKKIHVVHTVSFINQVMCLVKPLIHSNLYNLLNFSSDGPASVVDLEYLPEDYGGPLRSVKDLHEEQKHSMETEYREWLMESEIYKTDETKRIKKPSKGLFATLTSSFRGIDID; via the exons GATGAAAAGTCAGCCGCACTTGCCGTACATATCAGATGAGTTCATTGTGCTTTTTCTTCACTCTAACTACTACAAGGTGAAGGAATCCGAAACCACTATAGAAGCTTACTTTACTCTTAGATACAATACGCCTGAACTTTTTACACAACGTGATCCTTTGCTGCCAAAAAATAAAGTCATTCTGGAAGTGAC GCAAATGGTGGCGTTACCCAAAGTAACACCGGAAGGACACCATATTCTGTTATACCGTCTGGCAGACACAGATTATAGCAAGTTGTGCTTCGCAGACGCAGTGAGAGTCTTCTGCATGTTTAATGATATCAAACTGTCAGTAGACGGCCTCTCTGAAGGATATATTGTGATTTTCGATATGAAAGGATGTAGTATTGGACATTTGACCAGAGTAACTCTACCCGCCCTAAGAGCTTTTATGCAGTATATTCaa GTAGCCCACCCAGCGCGCCTTAAAAAGATTCACGTTGTTCACACAGTTTCCTTCATCAATCAAGTCATGTGCTTAGTCAAGCCCCTCATTCATTCCAACCTCTATAACCTTCTCAATTTCTCATCTGATGGACCAGCCTCCGTAGTAGACTTAGAATACTTGCCCGAAGATTATGGCGGCCCACTTCGATCAGTCAAAGACCTTCATGAGGAACAGAAACATAGTATGGAGACTGAATATAGGGAATGGCTTATGGAGTCGGAAATATACAAAACGGACGAAACTAAGAGAATAAAGAAGCCAAGCAAAGGGTTATTTGCTACTCTTACTAGTTCATTCAGGGGTATTGATATTGATTGA